A region of Periplaneta americana isolate PAMFEO1 chromosome 16, P.americana_PAMFEO1_priV1, whole genome shotgun sequence DNA encodes the following proteins:
- the LOC138716339 gene encoding bone morphogenetic protein receptor type-1B-like gives MSVKKMAALGSNPDWGGKAGLILGIGVFLGQGNSVSGVECFCDGHCPDNKPNGTCVGQPGSQCFSAVEEVFNPETGLLEEERTFGCLPPDESGFMQCKGHLVPHMHGKSILCCNYTNFCNKFLRPDPVRGSTTPRPSLGYDESIPYIALIISITVCLIAFLIIVACVYLRYKKREDRRQMYLVQAARNCDPYLANSGTLQELIDQSSGSGSGLPLLVQRTIAKQIQMVQSVGKGRYGEVWLARWRGERVAVKVFFTTEEASWFRETEIYQTVLMRHENILGFIAADIKGTGSWTQMLLITDYHENGSLHDYLQTHVLDPSSLLSLALSAASGVAHLHTEIFGTRGKPAISHRDIKSKNILVKRNGQCAIADFGLAVRYISESNEIDIAPNTRVGTRRYMAPEVLDETLNTSAFESFKMADMYSLGLVFWEMGRRCVTGDKLSAADDYQLPYFDCVPSDPSFEDMHEVVCIKRIRPHIPPRWESEEVLRTLTKVMQECWHPNPAVRLTALRVKKTLCKLDTDSTIKIV, from the exons taAGCGGTGTGGAGTGTTTCTGTGATGGCCATTGTCCTGACAATAAACCCAATGGAACTTGTGTGGGTCAGCCTGGTAGTCAGtgcttcagtgcagtggaggaagTGTTTAACCCTGAAACAGGATTGTTGGAAGAGGAAAGAACATTTGGCTGTCTCCCTCCTGATGAAAGTGGTTTCATGCAG TGTAAAGGCCATCTGGTACCCCATATGCATGGAAAGTCTATACTGTGCTGTAACTACACAAACTTCTGCAACAAGTTCCTTCGACCAGATCCAGTAAGGGGTAGCACCACACCAAGACCATCACTTGGTTATGATGAAAGTATACCCTACATCGCCCTCATCATCTCTATCACCGTTTGTCTTATTGCATTCCTCATCATAGTTGCATGTGTTTATCTCAG GTATAAAAAACGTGAAGATCGGAGACAAATGTACTTGGTGCAAGCAGCGAGAAATTGTGACCCTTACCTGGCAAATAGTGGAACTCTTCAAGAACTAATAGACCAGAGTTCAGGATCAGGCTCTGGGTTGCCTTTATTG GTCCAGCGTACCATTGCTAAACAAATTCAGATGGTACAGTCAGTAGGAAAAGGAAGATATGGAGAAGTATGGCTTGCAAGGTGGCGAGGTGAGAGAGTAGCTGTGAAAGTGTTTTTCACAACAGAGGAAGCAAGTTGGTTCCGAGAAACCGAAATATATCAAACAGTATTGATGCGACATGAAAATATTTTAG GTTTCATTGCTGCCGACATCAAAGGCACTGGCTCATGGACACAGATGCTTCTTATCACAGATTATCATGAGAATGGTTCGTTACATGATTATCTTCAGACTCACGTACTGGATCCCTCATCTCTTCTTAGTCTTGCACTCTCTGCTGCTAGTGGTGTGGCTCATCTCCATACAGAGATTTTTGGTACCAGAGGAAAGCCAGCTATTTCACATCGCGATATTAAGAGCAAAAACATTCTTGTGAAAAGAAATGGACAGTGTGCCATTGCAGATTTCGGTCTTGCAGTCAGATACATCAG TGAAAGCAATGAAATAGACATTGCCCCTAACACACGAGTTGGAACACGGCGGTATATGGCACCTGAAGTTCTAGATGAAACATTAAACACTTCTGCATTTGAGTCATTCAAGATGGCAGATATGTACTCCTTGGGCCTGGTGTTCTGGGAAATGGGTCGTCGGTGTGTAACAGGAGATAAATTAAGTGCTGCTGATGACTATCAGCTTCCTTACTTCGACTGTGTTCCCAGTGATCCTTCATTTGAAGACATGCATGAAGTAGTATGCATTAAAAGGATTCGTCCACACATTCCTCCAAGATGGGAATCCGAGGAG GTTTTACGGACACTGACGAAAGTAATGCAAGAGTGCTGGCATCCGAACCCAGCTGTAAGATTAACGGCCCTAAGAGTGAAGAAGACATTGTGCAAATTAGATACTgatagtacaataaaaattgtttaa